From one Bacteroides fragilis NCTC 9343 genomic stretch:
- a CDS encoding DUF6047 family protein, translating into MWEEIQSSPKMVEKMLDNLKRGNHYYSAVETDKGVLLFDDNTNGEWQFNSYMYKYVENSFFELDFPLKSLAVHDLSGWPSLMEGKVNLCKNERGDWVDEETMKRCAYQDRSVLKNVVESKIFDLAPTWENYFNLTEIGEGLGLPRSPDNYDRMTLLFIREQGYPEDGLVDEYPDEFSFYDKFEEIEKKLLGPDRLNVHDEMQEKAKRLAGDLLNEHFPNMRQNTEMKEGKIENVIVERKNKGLRI; encoded by the coding sequence ATGTGGGAGGAAATACAATCCTCACCTAAAATGGTGGAGAAAATGCTGGATAACCTGAAACGCGGGAACCATTATTACTCTGCCGTTGAAACGGATAAGGGTGTACTTCTCTTTGACGACAATACAAATGGAGAATGGCAATTCAACAGTTATATGTATAAATATGTGGAGAACAGTTTCTTTGAACTTGATTTTCCTTTAAAATCTCTGGCTGTTCATGATCTGAGCGGATGGCCTTCCTTAATGGAAGGAAAGGTAAACCTCTGTAAAAATGAGCGGGGAGACTGGGTAGATGAGGAAACAATGAAACGGTGCGCGTATCAGGACAGATCTGTTCTGAAGAATGTAGTGGAAAGTAAGATTTTTGACCTTGCGCCTACATGGGAAAATTACTTCAATCTGACTGAAATAGGGGAAGGATTGGGATTGCCACGAAGTCCGGATAATTATGACCGGATGACCTTGCTTTTCATCCGGGAACAAGGATACCCGGAGGACGGGCTGGTCGATGAATATCCGGATGAGTTCAGCTTTTACGACAAATTTGAAGAGATTGAAAAAAAACTGTTAGGACCGGACAGATTGAATGTACATGACGAAATGCAGGAGAAAGCCAAAAGATTGGCAGGCGATTTGCTGAATGAGCATTTTCCAAATATGCGTCAGAATACGGAAATGAAAGAGGGAAAAATAGAAAATGTTATAGTAGAGCGGAAGAATAAAGGGCTGAGAATATAA
- a CDS encoding helix-turn-helix domain-containing protein produces the protein MDAQEVCLALKISKRCLQNYRDNGLIPYSNIGGKFFYRETDIQKILSEGLVKRK, from the coding sequence TTGGACGCACAAGAGGTATGTCTGGCTCTGAAAATATCGAAGAGATGCCTGCAAAATTACAGGGACAACGGCCTTATTCCTTATTCAAACATAGGCGGGAAATTCTTCTATCGGGAAACGGATATTCAGAAGATATTAAGTGAAGGACTTGTAAAAAGGAAATAG
- a CDS encoding efflux RND transporter periplasmic adaptor subunit: MKKSKFYIICVVCLLIAGLIIWIGMENRNTAFSNTVVKVQKPEIQSYTLKKSSPAIPIKLPGEIVADRQSDIYAKVSGFVQFLKVDIGSKVNKGDVLIELEAPELVAKASVLKAQIASQESVVSFSRSTFNRLLAASETQGAISEDAIDKARTQKESDESRLTALQAGYKEVQSLLDYLVIRAPFSGVITERNTDIGSLAVPSGKPLLVLQDKSNLRIRLAVAEKYTSYIHVGDTIRFTSQSKPGNTFIAKIVRRSNAIDSRLRSEEIEADFTNVHEALLPGMVVDATLSLKAESASFFVPESAVVDGNTGTYVMGIIDGKTKRISVNKGRKNKTLVEIYGNLSEGINILQHITEETKEGITF; encoded by the coding sequence ATGAAAAAGAGTAAGTTTTACATTATCTGTGTAGTCTGCCTGTTGATTGCAGGCTTAATAATTTGGATTGGTATGGAAAATCGGAATACAGCTTTTTCCAACACAGTCGTTAAGGTGCAGAAGCCCGAAATACAGAGCTATACATTGAAAAAAAGTAGTCCTGCAATCCCAATCAAATTACCAGGAGAAATTGTCGCAGACAGACAATCCGACATTTATGCCAAAGTGAGTGGTTTTGTTCAATTCTTGAAAGTTGATATAGGTTCTAAAGTAAACAAAGGGGATGTTCTGATCGAATTAGAAGCACCAGAACTCGTTGCCAAAGCATCCGTCCTAAAAGCGCAAATCGCATCGCAAGAATCGGTAGTGTCATTTTCCCGTTCCACATTCAATAGGCTGTTAGCCGCATCGGAAACGCAAGGAGCAATATCGGAGGATGCGATAGACAAGGCACGAACGCAAAAAGAGAGCGATGAATCTCGATTAACGGCTTTGCAGGCCGGTTATAAAGAGGTGCAGAGTTTACTCGATTATTTGGTTATACGTGCCCCATTCTCAGGAGTCATAACCGAACGAAATACAGATATAGGTTCGCTTGCTGTTCCTTCAGGAAAGCCGCTTCTTGTACTGCAAGATAAAAGTAACCTACGAATCAGATTGGCGGTAGCGGAAAAATACACATCTTATATTCATGTAGGAGACACGATTCGTTTTACTTCGCAATCCAAACCGGGTAATACGTTCATAGCGAAAATAGTTCGCCGTTCTAATGCAATAGACAGCCGATTACGTTCGGAAGAGATAGAGGCCGATTTCACCAATGTTCACGAAGCCTTATTGCCGGGAATGGTTGTGGATGCAACGCTTTCTTTGAAAGCGGAATCTGCTTCGTTCTTTGTCCCTGAATCAGCTGTTGTAGATGGAAATACAGGGACATACGTTATGGGAATAATAGATGGTAAAACAAAAAGAATATCTGTTAATAAAGGAAGGAAAAACAAAACATTAGTGGAAATATATGGTAATCTGAGTGAAGGAATAAACATTCTTCAACATATCACTGAAGAAACAAAAGAAGGGATTACCTTTTAG
- a CDS encoding helix-turn-helix domain-containing protein → MADIITKDSEEFKELTGWIRRAGKAAEEAMARIRPTIADEHYLTGDDVCERLHISRRTLQTLRDENMVSYTTIGGKILYPESGLYEVLKKNYRDFRRFRK, encoded by the coding sequence ATGGCAGACATTATCACAAAGGATTCGGAAGAGTTCAAGGAATTGACTGGATGGATAAGGAGAGCGGGTAAGGCGGCTGAGGAAGCCATGGCAAGGATACGTCCCACGATTGCGGATGAGCATTACCTGACTGGAGATGACGTATGCGAGAGACTGCACATCTCACGGCGGACACTGCAAACCTTGCGTGATGAGAACATGGTGTCCTATACTACCATCGGTGGAAAGATTCTTTATCCCGAAAGCGGACTGTATGAGGTGTTAAAAAAGAACTACCGGGATTTCCGAAGGTTCAGGAAATAA
- a CDS encoding 6-bladed beta-propeller — protein MDKIYLWFLLLISCSCSHTKEKVSNDMDSSLCIIDVTCEYPVEKVNIHDVADVEYVPLETTRNSLLASDCSAFRISDDYITVASGVDNGNIFFFNRKGRYLWTFNRRGGSAEEYSSITAWDADFGMQEIYIYDSFRKKIYIYSFDGRYKRSHALPMKDCTFIDLYNYDKDYLIGYNRFYDFRKKKKVDTHPYYLIDKQSGEMSSIGIVVDKPISEKVHTEIVKFPGGAYKDQVLFLITALIKNGDAFLIADYALDTIYSYRHHKLVPIAVQTPSVYASDPPVIVACELYTDSYLHFRIIPMYYNPSAPMSPMADAPELVLNRHTGKIAEWKMYDYNYSSDIERPVPTMILQSADRENYGISMFTAERLIEQYQAGGLKEELKDIASRLSIDDNDILMICKYK, from the coding sequence ATGGATAAAATCTATTTATGGTTTCTGCTTCTCATTTCATGTAGTTGCTCTCATACTAAAGAAAAGGTTTCTAATGACATGGATTCCTCTTTGTGTATCATAGATGTTACTTGTGAATATCCTGTTGAGAAAGTGAATATACATGATGTTGCCGATGTAGAGTATGTTCCTTTAGAAACGACACGTAATTCACTACTTGCGTCGGATTGTTCCGCTTTTCGGATTTCAGATGATTATATAACTGTCGCAAGTGGTGTTGATAATGGCAATATCTTTTTCTTTAATAGAAAAGGGAGGTACTTGTGGACTTTTAACCGGAGAGGAGGATCTGCTGAAGAGTACAGTTCTATAACCGCATGGGATGCCGATTTTGGCATGCAAGAAATATACATCTATGATTCGTTCCGGAAAAAGATATATATTTATTCTTTTGATGGGCGGTATAAGCGTAGTCATGCTTTGCCTATGAAGGATTGCACATTTATCGATCTGTATAATTATGATAAGGATTATCTGATAGGTTATAATCGGTTTTATGACTTTCGTAAAAAGAAAAAGGTGGATACGCATCCTTACTATCTGATCGATAAACAGAGCGGAGAGATGTCTTCCATCGGGATTGTTGTGGATAAACCTATCAGTGAGAAGGTACATACAGAGATCGTCAAATTTCCCGGAGGGGCTTATAAAGATCAGGTCCTCTTTCTCATAACCGCGCTGATAAAAAATGGCGATGCTTTCTTGATTGCCGACTATGCTTTGGATACTATTTACAGCTATCGTCATCACAAACTGGTTCCTATCGCCGTGCAGACTCCTTCGGTATATGCATCAGATCCACCGGTCATTGTCGCTTGTGAATTATACACCGATTCATATTTGCATTTTAGAATAATTCCGATGTACTATAATCCTTCTGCTCCTATGTCTCCTATGGCGGATGCTCCTGAGCTTGTGTTAAACAGGCATACAGGCAAGATTGCGGAATGGAAAATGTATGATTATAATTATTCCTCCGATATAGAAAGGCCTGTGCCGACTATGATACTTCAGTCTGCTGATAGAGAAAATTATGGTATAAGCATGTTTACAGCGGAAAGGCTTATTGAACAATATCAAGCAGGCGGGTTGAAGGAGGAGCTGAAGGATATTGCATCCCGATTGAGTATAGATGATAATGATATATTAATGATATGTAAATATAAATAA
- a CDS encoding sigma-54-dependent transcriptional regulator, producing the protein MVLIVEDDRTYAYTTANWLKKHSIDARYVLSVDKAKLFLYHNEVDLILSDFRLKESNGIELLEWIKAEGYQIPFLIMTGYADIPGAVSAIKKGAEDYLPKPIQTEKALSIIQEVLERNRKDSKTKQAFYIGQSPLSLKLQHYVRLVAPSDMTVLIRGASGTGKEWVASQIHALSGRANAPFVVVDCGTLPKELAASELFGYVKGAFTGAVEDREGMFARANHGTLFLDEIGNLNMHVQMLLLRALQEKHFRPIGSWKEIEVDIRLIAATNEDLEKAIMEGRFREDLFHRINEFPLQVPLLAECPEDIIPLAEFMLNIANRELNKEVKGFDRETQKKFKSYSWPGNIREIRMVVKRATLLAQDDWITMEDIELLPNKHPKEYTLKDERVERNNIIKALNATDNDRTATAQLLGISRSTLYLKLKKYRLI; encoded by the coding sequence ATGGTATTAATTGTAGAAGATGATCGGACATATGCATATACAACTGCGAATTGGTTGAAAAAACATAGTATAGATGCCCGTTATGTATTGTCTGTAGATAAAGCAAAGTTGTTTTTGTATCATAATGAAGTGGATTTGATACTATCGGATTTTAGACTTAAAGAAAGTAATGGTATAGAATTACTAGAATGGATAAAGGCAGAAGGTTATCAAATTCCATTTCTTATTATGACCGGATATGCAGATATACCGGGAGCCGTAAGTGCTATCAAAAAGGGAGCTGAAGATTATTTGCCAAAGCCGATTCAAACAGAAAAAGCACTTAGTATTATCCAAGAAGTATTAGAGCGGAACAGAAAAGACTCTAAAACAAAACAGGCATTCTATATTGGACAAAGTCCATTGTCTTTAAAACTACAACACTATGTTCGCCTTGTAGCTCCTTCGGATATGACTGTGCTCATAAGAGGTGCATCTGGTACAGGAAAGGAGTGGGTTGCATCGCAAATTCATGCATTAAGCGGACGTGCGAATGCTCCATTCGTTGTTGTGGATTGTGGTACTTTACCAAAGGAACTTGCAGCTTCTGAATTATTTGGTTATGTAAAAGGTGCATTTACGGGAGCGGTGGAAGACAGAGAAGGCATGTTTGCTCGGGCTAATCATGGAACATTGTTTTTGGATGAAATAGGAAATCTGAATATGCACGTACAAATGTTATTATTACGTGCATTACAAGAAAAGCATTTTCGTCCTATAGGTAGTTGGAAAGAGATAGAAGTAGATATACGACTGATAGCTGCTACGAATGAAGATTTGGAGAAAGCCATAATGGAAGGGCGATTCAGAGAAGATTTATTTCATCGCATAAATGAATTTCCACTGCAAGTACCTCTTTTAGCTGAATGTCCGGAAGACATTATCCCATTAGCTGAATTTATGTTGAATATAGCTAATCGTGAATTAAATAAAGAGGTAAAAGGTTTTGACCGAGAAACACAGAAAAAATTCAAATCATATTCATGGCCGGGGAATATACGTGAAATACGGATGGTCGTGAAACGAGCAACTTTATTGGCACAAGACGACTGGATAACGATGGAGGATATAGAACTTCTTCCCAATAAGCACCCCAAAGAATATACATTGAAAGATGAACGAGTAGAGCGGAATAATATTATAAAAGCATTGAATGCTACAGATAATGATCGTACAGCGACAGCACAATTATTGGGAATAAGTCGAAGTACACTTTATCTTAAATTAAAAAAATATCGCCTAATATAA
- a CDS encoding RteC domain-containing protein has protein sequence MKTLTNALLFTLFTSYMDGMVQVAEELPAAYDDFVTLLAGLPQDENQIVKLRRLNYTKIELDYMQIASEQMLGKRHVLYDVFIGKALSLLNAEIEMVKELLKYGNIVPELKSEIIKDEENKSVVMLTWNGTDSDLIELVAALMAADAISSRNGDKLTVISVIRAFEDMFHLKINALYTKRGKVFDRCTDTTPFIDSLRVSYNRMLEKRLI, from the coding sequence ATGAAAACATTAACGAATGCGCTTCTTTTTACTTTATTCACCTCCTATATGGATGGTATGGTACAGGTGGCAGAAGAATTGCCTGCCGCTTATGATGATTTTGTAACCCTGCTTGCAGGGCTCCCGCAGGATGAGAATCAGATAGTAAAATTGCGACGCTTGAATTATACCAAAATAGAATTGGATTATATGCAAATTGCATCGGAGCAAATGTTGGGAAAAAGGCATGTTTTGTATGATGTATTTATTGGTAAGGCATTATCTCTTCTCAATGCAGAAATAGAAATGGTTAAAGAGCTGCTTAAATATGGAAATATTGTACCGGAACTGAAATCTGAAATAATAAAAGATGAGGAAAATAAATCAGTTGTCATGCTAACTTGGAATGGAACAGACAGTGATTTGATTGAACTGGTGGCTGCGTTGATGGCAGCCGATGCAATAAGTTCGAGAAATGGAGATAAACTAACTGTGATAAGTGTAATTCGAGCTTTTGAGGATATGTTTCATCTAAAAATAAATGCACTATATACCAAACGGGGAAAAGTGTTTGACCGTTGTACGGACACTACTCCTTTTATTGATTCCTTGCGTGTAAGTTATAACCGGATGCTGGAGAAACGGTTAATTTAA
- a CDS encoding site-specific integrase, translated as MRSTFKVLFYTKNQSVKNGKAPIMGRITVNGTQAGFSSKRTVSLSLWDVKANRAKGKSEEARTLNQELDNIKAQITKHYQYICDHDSFVTAKKVYNRYAGFSEECHTLMVLFREQIESYKEKIGKGKAESTYRGLVADYKSLLLFMKTQKNIEDIAIDELEKSFIEDYYTWMLGTAGNANATAFNRVNTMKWLMYIAQEKGWLRVHPFTSFECKPEYKKRSFLTEEELQRIIHVDLKYKRQRAMRDMFLFMCFTGLAYADLRAITYDNIHTDSDGGTWLMGNRIKTGVAYVVKLLPIAIELIEKYRGVDEKKDSPDCVFPVGEYNTMFLSLRIIGKKCDCHTEVTPHIGRHTFAVLAILKGMPLETLQKVLGHNSILSTQVYAELINPKVGEDTDKLCEKIGHVYKLAV; from the coding sequence ATGCGAAGTACATTCAAAGTATTGTTCTACACAAAGAACCAGTCTGTAAAAAATGGTAAGGCCCCGATTATGGGCCGTATTACAGTCAATGGAACCCAAGCGGGTTTCAGCAGTAAAAGAACAGTGTCCCTTTCCTTATGGGATGTAAAAGCCAACCGTGCGAAAGGCAAGTCCGAGGAAGCACGCACGCTGAATCAAGAACTTGACAACATCAAGGCGCAGATAACAAAGCACTATCAGTACATTTGCGACCATGACAGTTTTGTTACGGCCAAGAAAGTATATAACCGCTATGCAGGTTTCTCAGAGGAATGCCATACTCTTATGGTGCTCTTCAGAGAACAGATTGAATCGTATAAAGAAAAGATAGGCAAAGGAAAGGCGGAAAGCACCTACCGTGGATTGGTTGCCGACTACAAAAGTCTTTTGCTTTTCATGAAAACCCAAAAGAACATTGAGGATATAGCTATTGACGAGCTTGAAAAGTCGTTCATTGAGGATTATTACACATGGATGCTCGGCACGGCAGGCAATGCGAATGCCACCGCTTTCAACCGTGTCAATACCATGAAATGGCTGATGTACATCGCACAGGAAAAGGGTTGGTTGAGAGTTCATCCTTTCACATCCTTCGAATGCAAGCCGGAATACAAGAAAAGATCTTTTCTTACTGAAGAGGAATTACAGAGAATCATCCACGTGGATCTGAAATACAAACGCCAGCGTGCCATGCGGGACATGTTTCTCTTCATGTGCTTCACCGGTCTTGCATATGCCGACCTCAGAGCCATTACTTACGATAACATCCATACCGATTCCGACGGAGGCACATGGTTGATGGGCAACCGTATAAAAACCGGAGTGGCCTATGTCGTGAAGTTATTACCCATAGCTATTGAACTTATTGAGAAATACAGAGGTGTGGACGAGAAGAAGGATTCCCCCGATTGTGTTTTCCCCGTAGGTGAATACAACACGATGTTCCTCAGCCTCAGAATCATCGGCAAGAAGTGCGATTGCCATACCGAAGTCACCCCGCATATCGGACGTCATACATTCGCAGTTCTGGCCATTCTCAAAGGGATGCCGTTGGAAACCCTGCAAAAGGTATTAGGGCATAACTCCATCCTTTCCACGCAGGTGTATGCCGAGCTTATCAATCCAAAAGTGGGCGAAGATACCGACAAACTTTGCGAGAAGATAGGCCATGTTTATAAACTGGCCGTCTAA
- a CDS encoding 6-bladed beta-propeller, which yields MKLETQDSILVGDIKQLKRTEKFVFIYSRNQNHVMMFDTSGRFIRKIGRVGQGPGEVTNINFFTVSDSLVFIYPFSRNGSLTVYDMRDNIFVKEIPLKWPNFYSEAIDVMEDCLIYYPGTVSNGNERVFISACVVNGKGETLMEQIPYLPAGGDKSEMNLSSDASWIYQGRSNVYSQINDTIYGITCDSIYPRYHLSLGKYGLPLGRYDVKDLGLKDFIMMQSVCENKECLLFKFSYNKKMWFSRYDKKTEKIDSWEQTPLKGIGWMAIESPGITNDIDGSQSFDGIRYTGENSFYFAITPDNLDQVRRNVAEAKVKFPEKQAELLKLLDEMGEDDNPIIAFYKLKD from the coding sequence GTGAAGCTGGAAACGCAGGATAGTATATTAGTCGGTGATATAAAGCAGCTAAAGCGGACGGAGAAGTTTGTCTTTATTTATTCAAGAAATCAGAACCATGTCATGATGTTTGATACTTCGGGAAGGTTTATCCGTAAAATCGGTCGTGTAGGTCAGGGCCCCGGAGAGGTAACTAATATTAACTTTTTCACAGTCAGTGACAGTTTGGTATTTATTTATCCGTTCAGCCGTAATGGCAGTCTGACAGTCTATGATATGCGGGATAATATCTTTGTTAAAGAGATTCCTTTAAAATGGCCGAATTTTTATAGTGAGGCCATTGATGTGATGGAGGATTGCTTGATTTATTATCCCGGCACTGTTTCTAATGGAAATGAACGCGTCTTTATAAGTGCTTGTGTTGTGAATGGAAAAGGGGAGACATTGATGGAGCAAATTCCTTACTTGCCTGCTGGAGGTGATAAGTCGGAGATGAATCTTTCCTCTGATGCTTCGTGGATCTATCAAGGGAGGAGTAATGTCTATTCTCAAATCAACGATACGATCTACGGCATTACCTGTGACTCCATTTATCCTCGTTATCATTTATCTCTTGGTAAATATGGTTTGCCTTTGGGAAGATATGACGTTAAGGATCTTGGTCTGAAAGATTTTATAATGATGCAGAGTGTTTGTGAAAATAAAGAGTGTCTGCTCTTTAAATTTTCCTATAATAAAAAGATGTGGTTCAGCCGGTACGATAAAAAGACAGAAAAGATAGATTCCTGGGAACAGACTCCTTTAAAAGGTATCGGTTGGATGGCGATCGAAAGTCCGGGTATAACGAATGATATTGACGGTTCTCAATCGTTCGATGGAATTAGGTATACAGGTGAAAATAGTTTTTATTTTGCAATCACACCGGATAATTTGGATCAGGTAAGGCGCAACGTCGCTGAAGCTAAGGTCAAGTTCCCTGAGAAGCAGGCCGAACTGCTGAAGCTTCTTGATGAAATGGGCGAGGATGATAATCCGATTATTGCTTTCTATAAATTGAAAGATTGA
- a CDS encoding DUF6047 family protein yields MGLLKDWADRWLHHRTAETGNLPVSADSENQRMSAVATDEGVLLFSDSVKGMKARTTYLQHLADSFFNFSKKVETLKLYEIEIPMRQMVELADNCIDKLSKADLRRDDIQLRKSVCSFTPEKMAGKEMLVGAVCTGKYDLRPDFNNFDRLTKDFGLGISPRNYDVAALLYISENGYAGLMEADHFHPFSYQYEFKELAEKLGDSMKARREAPLSAHDFGYAALQMEAKTMARDILQSEFHITDGEFRLGGKANRTSQRAKTPEKCSSQQSKEPEPEKTGRQAAKHASSVVPQKKEKKQLII; encoded by the coding sequence ATGGGACTATTGAAAGATTGGGCAGACCGTTGGTTACATCACCGGACAGCCGAAACGGGTAACTTGCCCGTTTCGGCAGACAGTGAGAATCAGCGCATGTCTGCTGTGGCAACGGATGAGGGTGTACTTCTCTTCTCGGACAGTGTAAAGGGAATGAAAGCACGTACCACTTACTTACAACATCTGGCAGACAGTTTTTTCAACTTCAGTAAAAAAGTGGAAACACTTAAACTGTATGAAATAGAGATTCCCATGCGGCAGATGGTTGAACTGGCCGATAATTGTATCGACAAACTCTCAAAAGCAGACTTGCGCAGGGATGATATACAATTAAGAAAATCGGTATGCAGCTTCACGCCCGAAAAGATGGCAGGAAAGGAGATGCTGGTAGGTGCCGTCTGCACCGGCAAATATGACTTACGTCCCGACTTCAATAACTTTGACCGTTTGACAAAGGACTTCGGCCTGGGTATCTCACCCCGTAATTATGATGTTGCGGCACTGCTGTATATCTCGGAGAACGGATATGCCGGCCTTATGGAAGCGGACCATTTCCATCCGTTCAGCTATCAGTATGAGTTCAAGGAACTGGCGGAGAAGCTGGGGGACAGTATGAAGGCGAGACGAGAAGCCCCGCTCTCTGCGCACGACTTCGGCTATGCGGCCTTGCAGATGGAAGCCAAAACAATGGCGAGGGACATCCTACAATCGGAGTTCCACATTACAGACGGGGAGTTCAGGCTGGGCGGAAAAGCGAACCGGACATCACAAAGGGCAAAAACTCCGGAAAAGTGTTCGTCTCAACAGTCCAAAGAGCCGGAACCGGAAAAAACGGGGCGTCAGGCTGCGAAGCATGCCTCTTCCGTTGTTCCGCAGAAGAAAGAAAAAAAACAACTGATTATATAA